The genomic region CTCGGCACGTCCTGCAGCTCGGCCTTCGACAGCGAGTAGATGTCCTTGTCGAGCGCAGCGCCCGGATCGAGCTTGCGCTCGATGCCGTCGAGGCCGGCCATCATCATCGTTGTGAACGCGAGGTAACCGTTGCACGCCGGATCCGGGAAGCGCACTTCGATGCGCTTGGCCTTCGGCGACGGCGAGTACGTCGGGATGCGGACCGATGCCGAACGGTTGCGGCTCGAGTACGCGAGGTTGACCGGAGCTTCGAAGCCCGGAACCAGGCGGTGATACGAGTTCATCGTCGGATTGGTGATCGCACAGATCGCCGGTGCGTGGTGCAGGATCCCGGCGATGTAGTGCAGCGCCATCTGCGACATGCCGCCGTACTTGTCACCGGCGAACAGCGGCTTGCCGTCCTTCCACAGCGACTGGTGGCAGTGCATGCCCGATCCGTTGTCGCCGAACAGCGGCTTCGGCATGAACGTGGCGGTGCGGCCGTGGCGGCGCGCAACGTTCTTGACGATGTACTTGTACCACATCAGCCAGTCGCCCATCTCGACGAGCGGCTGGAAGCGCATGTCGATCTCGGCCTGGCCGGCGGTCGCCACTTCGTGGTGCTGGCGCTCGATGCGGATGCCGACGCTCTCCATGACCTGGCACATCTCGGTGCGGATGTCCTGGAACTGGTCGCTCGGCGCGCAGGGGATGTAGCCTTCCTTCGAGCGGATCTTGTACGCGAGGTTCTGGCCGCCGTCTTCGTCGGTGTTCCAGTTGGCTTCGCACGAATCCACTTCGTAGTAGCCCATGTTCGAGCGCGTCACGAAACGCGCGGAATCGAAAATGAAGAACTCGGGCTCGGGTCCGAAGTAGCAGGTGTCGGCAAGGCCGGTCGAACGGAGGAACTCGACGCCGCGCCGGGCGATGTTGCGAGGATCGCGATCGTAACGCTCACGCGTGAGAGGATCCTCGATGTCGCAGATCAGCGACAGAGTCGGCCTCTCCATGAACGGATCCATGCGGGCCGTGGCCGCGTCGGGGATCACGAGCATGTCGGATGCGTTGATGGCCTTCCATCCGCGAATGGAGGAACCGTCGAAACCGAGGCCTTCTTCGAAAATGGCCTCTTCGAATTCGCTGGTCGGCGTCGTGAAATGCTGCCACGTGCCGAGCATGTCGCAGAACTTGAAGTCCACCATCTCGACCTTGTTGTCTTTGGCGAACTTCATCGCTTCTTTCGCTGCTGTCATTGTAACTCTGGTCCTCCTGACGATTTAAAGGGATTGCGTGCGTGCGGATTGTTCGGACGGCTGCCGGTCGCCTAGAGCGCCGACTCGCCGGTTTCCCCGGTGCGGATGCGAACGACTTCGTCTACCGTCGTGACGAAAATCTTTCCATCGCCGATGCGGCCGGTGCGGGCTGCCGCGGTGATGGCTTCGACGACCGGATCGACCTGGTCGTCCTTGACGATGATCTCGAGCTTGACCTTCGGCAGGAAGTCGACGACGTACTCGGCTCCCCGGTACAGCTCCGTGTGACCGCGCTGCCTACCGAACCCCTTCACCTCGCTGACGGTGATGCCTTGGACGCCGACACCGCTCAGGGCTTCCTTCACCTCGTCGAGCTTGAAGGGCTTGATGATT from Candidatus Limnocylindrales bacterium harbors:
- a CDS encoding P-II family nitrogen regulator, which codes for MKKVEAIIKPFKLDEVKEALSGVGVQGITVSEVKGFGRQRGHTELYRGAEYVVDFLPKVKLEIIVKDDQVDPVVEAITAAARTGRIGDGKIFVTTVDEVVRIRTGETGESAL
- the glnA gene encoding type I glutamate--ammonia ligase; its protein translation is MTAAKEAMKFAKDNKVEMVDFKFCDMLGTWQHFTTPTSEFEEAIFEEGLGFDGSSIRGWKAINASDMLVIPDAATARMDPFMERPTLSLICDIEDPLTRERYDRDPRNIARRGVEFLRSTGLADTCYFGPEPEFFIFDSARFVTRSNMGYYEVDSCEANWNTDEDGGQNLAYKIRSKEGYIPCAPSDQFQDIRTEMCQVMESVGIRIERQHHEVATAGQAEIDMRFQPLVEMGDWLMWYKYIVKNVARRHGRTATFMPKPLFGDNGSGMHCHQSLWKDGKPLFAGDKYGGMSQMALHYIAGILHHAPAICAITNPTMNSYHRLVPGFEAPVNLAYSSRNRSASVRIPTYSPSPKAKRIEVRFPDPACNGYLAFTTMMMAGLDGIERKLDPGAALDKDIYSLSKAELQDVPSVPGSLADALAALEKDHAFMLKGDVFSEDFIETWIEHKREKEIDAIRLRPHPHEFELYYDC